A window of Echeneis naucrates chromosome 13, fEcheNa1.1, whole genome shotgun sequence contains these coding sequences:
- the LOC115052788 gene encoding extracellular calcium-sensing receptor-like, which translates to MHKTGDVVLGGLFEIHFFATYPERSFTSEPQQPTCHGFDVIGLKQAQTMVFAIDEINRNPNLLPNVTLGYSVYDNCNQLGIGFRAALSLTSGQEEQVILHEPCEGTPPVLGIVGDDSSTRSIAISTVLSLYRVPTVSHYSTCACLSDRQKFPSFFRTIPSDAFQVRAMIQMLKHFGWTWAGLLISDNDYGLHAARSFQSDLGPSGAGCLAYTETLPWTDNPAELRRIVNVIKKSKARVVIVFAHEGHMIDLMEEVVRQNVTGLQWMASEAWTALADLQTPHFMPYLGGTLGIAIRRGEIPGLRKFLLHLRPDLNHNSYGNNIVNQFWEHTFKCRFAPPPSGWVEAGGAICTGQEDLETVQTEFLETLDLRPEYNVYKAVYALAYALHELLQCEPGRGPFSGNSCGDLQRLEPWQLMHYLEKVNFTTSFGDEVSFDENGDVLPIYDIMNWQWLPDGGIKVQNVGEVKKSALKGEELTLHEDKIYWNFETKKPPHSVCSESCPPGTRRARKKGEPECCFDCILCSEGEVNNKTDSTECISCPEDFWSSPQRDLCVPKKIEFLSYHEPLGICLAATSLLGTFFCAVVLGIFFYYRQTPIVRANNSELSFQLLVSLKLCFLCSLLFIGRPRLWTCQLRHAAFGISFVLCVSCILVKTMVVLAVFKASKPGGGASLKWFGAVQQRGTVLVLTSVQAAICTAWLVSASPVPHKNTQYHNDKIVYECVVGSTIGFAVLLGYIGLLALLSFLLAFLARNLPDNFNEAKLITFSMLIFCAVWVAFVPAYISSPGKYADAVEVFAILASSFGLLMALFGPKCYIILLRPERNTKKAIMGRGTTKS; encoded by the exons ATGCACAAGACTGGAGATGTGGTTCTGGGTGGTTTGTTTGAAATCCATTTCTTCGCCACCTATCCTGAAAGGTCTTTCActtcagagccacagcagccaaCTTGCCATGG TTTTGATGTGATAGGACTGAAACAGGCCCAGACCATGGTTTTTGCTATTGATGAGATCAACAGAAACCCCAACCTGCTCCCTAATGTCACTCTGGGATACAGTGTGTATGATAACTGCAACCAACTAGGAATCGGATTTCGTGCAGCATTGTCATTAACCAGTGGTCAAGAGGAGCAAGTTATTTTACATGAACCCTGTGAAGGAACCCCTCCAGTCCTCGGGATTGTGGGTGATGATTCTTCTACACGTTCTATTGCAATCTCCACTGTGTTAAGTTTGTACAGAGTGCCCACG GTCAGTCATTATTCCACATGTGCCTGCCTGAGCGACCGGCAAAAGTTTCCATCCTTCTTCAGGACAATACCAAGTGATGCTTTCCAG GTGCGAGCTATGATTCAGATGCTGAAACACTTTGGCTGGACTTGGGCAGGTCTGCTGATCAGTGATAATGATTATGGACTTCATGCTGCCCGATCCTTCCAGTCTGACCTGGGTCCATCTGGTGCAGGTTGTCTGGCCTACACAGAGACTTTACCCTGGACTGACAACCCTGCTGAGCTAAGGAGGATTGTGAATGTGATAAAGAAATCCAAAGCTCGCGTGGTTATTGTGTTTGCACATGAGGGTCATATGATTGACCTCATGGAAGAG GTGGTGAGGCAGAATGTGACAGGCCTACAGTGGATGGCCAGTGAAGCCTGGACTGCACTTGCTGACCTTCAGACTCCCCACTTTATGCCATATCTGGGGGGAACACTGGGCATCGCCATCAGACGAGGAGAAATACCAGGACTGAGGAAGTTCCTTTTACATCTACGCCCTGACCTAAACCACAACAGCTATGGAAACAATATT GTAAATCAGTTTTGggaacacacatttaaatgcagattTGCACCACCTCCATCAGGCTGGGTGGAAGCTGGAGGAGCAATATGTACTGGACAAGAAGATCTAGAGACTGTGCAGACTGAGTTTTTGGAAACATTAGATCTCAGACCAGAGTACAATGTGTACAAAGCTGTGTACGCTCTGGCATATGCTCttcatgagctgctgcagtgtgagccaGGCAGAGGTCCTTTCAGTGGGAACAGCTGTGGTGATTTACAGAGACTGGAGCCCTGGCAG ctTATGCATTACTTGGAGAAGGTGAATTTCACCACCTCATTTGGTGATGAAGTGTCATTTGATGAGAATGGTGATGTCTTACCAATCTATGACATCATGAACTGGCAGTGGCTCCCTGATGGAGGAATTAAAGTTCAGAATGTGGGAGAAGTTAAAAAATCAGCCCTAAAAGGTGAAGAACTGACTCTTCATGAGGACAAAATCTACTGGAACTTTGAGACTAAAAAG CCTCCCCACTCAGTGTGCAGTGAGAGCTGTCCTCCAGGGACCCGCAGGGCCAGAAAGAAGGGGGAACCTGAGTGTTGTTTTGACTGCATCCTTTGTTCTGAGGGAGAAGTGAACAATAAGACTG ACTCCACTGAGTGCATCAGCTGTCCAGAGGATTTCTGGTCCAGCCCTCAGCGTGACCTTTGTGTTCCCAAGAAAATAGAGTTCCTGTCCTACCATGAGCCTCTGGGAATCTGTTTGGCAGCAACTTCATTGCTGGgtacatttttttgtgctgtcGTTCTTGGGATCTTCTTCTACTATCGGCAAACACCTATAGTCCGTGCAAACAATTCAGAACTCAGTTTTCAGCTGTTAGTATCacttaaactgtgttttctgtgttcactgctgttcattGGCCGTCCCAGACTGTGGACATGCCAGCTGAGACATGCAGCATTTGGCATcagctttgtcctttgtgtCTCATGTATCCTGGTTAAAACCATGGTGGTTCTGGCTGTGTTCAAGGCCTCCAAACCAGGAGGTGGAGCCAGTCTGAAGTGGTTTGGTGCTGttcagcagagagggacagttcTGGTTCTAACTTCTGTTCAGGCAGCAATCTGCACTGCCTGGCTTGTCTCTGCTTCACCAGTTCCTCATAAAAACACCCAATACCACAATGACAAGATAGTTTATGAGTGTGTAGTTGGCTCCACAATTGGTTTTGCAGTGTTACTGGGTTATATCGGTTTACTGGctctcctcagcttcctgctggcATTTCTGGCAAGAAATCTTCCAGATAACTTCAATGAGGCCAAGCTGATCACTTTCAGCATGCTGatcttctgtgctgtgtgggtgGCCTTTGTTCCTGCTTATATCAGCTCACCTGGTAAATATGCAGATGCAGTGGAGGTATTTGCCATCCTGGCCTCCAGTTTTGGTCTCTTGATGGCTCTTTTTGGACCCAAATGTTACATAATCCTgctgagaccagagaggaacacaaagaaagctatCATGGGTCGAGGAACTACAAAGTCATAA
- the LOC115052997 gene encoding extracellular calcium-sensing receptor-like, with the protein MWTLLLLIFLCTCFSSLASSPLYSSSCQLQGQFHLNGMHKAGDVVLGGLFGMHFFSTHPDLSYHSEPKQPTCHGFDVLGFKQAQTMAFAIDEINRNPNLLPNVTLGYSVYDNCNTLGIGFRAAFSLAGGQKEQVIIHEPCEGSPPVLGIVGDDSSTRSIAISTVLGLYRVPLVSYFSTCSCLSNRQKFPSFFRTIPSDAFQVRAIIQILKHFGWTWAGLLISDNDYGLHAARSFQSDLGPSDGGCLAYLEVLPQGDDPAELRRIVDVMRKSTARVVIVFAHEGHIINLMEEVVRQNVTGLQWIASEAWTASDKLQTPHLTPYLAGTLGIAIRRGEIQGLREFMLQIHPDISNNNDGNDMVNRFWEYIYRCRFAPPPSGWVEAGGAICTGQEDLETVQTEFLDILNLRPEYNVYKAVYALAYALHELLQCEPGRGPFSGNSCGDLQRLEPWQLVYYLQKVNFTTSFGDEVSFDENGDVLPIYDIMNWQWLPDGGIKVQNVGEVKKSALKGEELTLHEDKVYWNFVSKKPPRSVCSESCPPGTRRARKKGEPECCFDCILCSEGKISNKTDSTECISCPEDFWSSPQRDLCVPKKTEFLSYHEPLGICLTATSLLGTFICAVVLGIFICSRQTPIVRANNSELSFQLLVSLKLCFLCSLLFIGRPRLWTCQLRHAAFGISFVLCVACILVKTMVVLAVFKASKPGGGASLKWFGAVQQRGTVLVLTSVQAAICTAWLVSASPVPHKNTQYHNDKIVYECVVGSTIGFAVLLGYIGLLALLSFLIAFLARNLPDNFNEAKLITFSMLIFCAVWVAFVPAYVSSPGKYADAVEVFAILASSFGLLLALFGPKCYIILLRPERNTKKAIMGRDINKS; encoded by the exons ATGTGGACATTGCTCTTGCTCATATTTTTGTGCACCTGCTTTTCCTCTCTTGCATCCTCCCCTCTTTATTCATCCTCTTGTCAGTTACAGGGGCAGTTCCATCTAAATGGGATGCATAAGGCAGGAGATGTGGTCCTAGGTGGACTGTTTGGAATGCACTTCTTCTCCACCCATCCTGACCTGTCTTATCATTCAGAGCCAAAGCAGCCAACCTGCCATGG TTTTGATGTTTTAGGATTCAAACAGGCACAGACCATGGCCTTTGCTATTGATGAGATCAACAGAAACCCCAACCTGCTCCCTAATGTCACTCTGGGATACAGTGTGTATGATAACTGCAATACACTAGGAATCGGATTTCGTGCAGCATTCTCATTAGCTGGCGGTCAAAAGGAGCAAGTTATAATTCATGAGCCATGTGAGGGAAGTCCTCCAGTCCTCGGGATTGTGGGTGATGATTCGTCAACACGCTCTATTGCAATCTCCACTGTCTTAGGTTTGTACAGAGTGCCTCTG GTGAGTTATTTTTCCACATGTTCCTGCCTGAGCAACCGACAAAAATTTCCATCCTTCTTTAGGACGATACCAAGTGACGCTTTCCAG GTGCGAGCTATCATTCAGATTCTGAAACACTTTGGCTGGACTTGGGCAGGTCTGCTGATCAGTGATAATGATTATGGACTTCATGCTGCCCGATCCTTCCAGTCTGACCTGGGTCCATCTGATGGAGGTTGTCTGGCCTACTTAGAAGTTTTACCCCAGGGTGATGATCCAGCTGAACTAAGAAGGATTGTAGACGTGATGAGGAAATCCACAGCTCGTGTTGTCATTGTATTTGCACATGAGGGCCACATTATTAACCTTATGGAAGAG GTGGTGAGGCAGAATGTGACGGGCCTGCAGTGGATAGCCAGTGAAGCCTGGACAGCATCTGATAAGCTCCAAACCCCACACCTCACACCATATCTCGCTGGAACACTGGGCATTGCCATCAGACGAGGAGAAATACAAGGACTGAGGGAGTTCATGTTACAAATTCATCCTGacatcagcaacaacaatgaTGGAAATGATATG GTGAATCGATTTTGGGAATACATATATCGTTGCAGATTTGCACCACCTCCATCAGGCTGGGTGGAAGCTGGAGGAGCAATATGTACTGGACAAGAAGATCTAGAGACTGTGCAGACTGAGTTcttggacattttaaatctcaGACCAGAGTACAATGTGTACAAAGCTGTGTACGCTCTGGCATATGCTCttcatgagctgctgcagtgtgagccaGGCAGAGGTCCTTTCAGTGGGAACAGCTGTGGTGATTTACAGAGACTGGAGCCCTGGCAG CTTGTATATTACTTACAAAAGGTGAATTTCACCACCTCATTTGGTGATGAAGTGTCATTTGATGAGAATGGTGATGTCTTACCAATCTATGACATCATGAACTGGCAGTGGCTCCCTGATGGAGGAATTAAAGTTCAGAATGTGGGAGAAGTTAAAAAATCAGCCCTAAAAGGTGAAGAACTGACTCTTCATGAGGACAAAGTCTACTGGAACTTTGTATCCAAAAAG CCTCCACGCTCAGTGTGCAGTGAGAGCTGTCCTCCAGGGACCCGCAGGGCCAGAAAGAAGGGGGAACCTGAGTGTTGTTTTGACTGCATCCTTTGTTCTGAGGGGAAGATCAGCAATAAGACTG ACTCCACTGAGTGCATCAGCTGTCCAGAGGATTTCTGGTCCAGTCCCCAGCGTGACCTTTGTGTTCCCAAGAAAACAGAGTTCCTGTCCTACCATGAGCCTCTGGGAATCTGTCTGACAGCCACTTCATTGCTGGGTACATTTATCTGTGCTGTTGTTCTTGGGATCTTTATCTGTAGTCGCCAAACACCAATAGTCCGTGCAAACAATTCAGAACTCAGTTTTCAGCTGTTAGTGTCacttaaactgtgttttctgtgttcactgctgttcattGGTCGTCCCAGACTGTGGACATGCCAGCTGAGACATGCAGCATTTGGCATCAGCTTTGTTCTTTGTGTCGCATGTATCCTGGTTAAAACCATGGTGGTTCTGGCTGTGTTCAAGGCCTCCAAACCAGGAGGTGGAGCCAGTCTGAAGTGGTTTGGTGCTGttcagcagagagggacagttcTGGTTCTAACTTCTGTTCAAGCAGCAATCTGCACTGCCTGGCTTGTCTCTGCTTCACCAGTTCCTCATAAAAACACCCAATACCACAATGACAAGATAGTTTATGAGTGTGTAGTTGGCTCCACAATTGGTTTTGCAGTGTTACTGGGTTATATCGGTTTACTGGCTCTCCTCAGTTTTCTCATTGCATTTCTGGCAAGAAATCTTCCAGATAACTTCAATGAGGCCAAGCTGATCACTTTCAGCATGCTGatcttctgtgctgtgtgggtgGCCTTTGTTCCTGCTTATGTCAGCTCACCTGGTAAATATGCAGATGCAGTAGAGGTATTTGCCATCCTGGCCTCCAGTTTTGGTCTCTTATTGGCCCTGTTTGGACCCAAATGTTACATAATCCTgctgagaccagagaggaacacaaagaaagctatTATGGGTCGTGACATCAACAAGTCATAA
- the LOC115052540 gene encoding extracellular calcium-sensing receptor-like, with translation MHNTGDVLLGGLFQMHFFSAPRDLSFSSEPQQPTCHGFDVLGFKQAQTMAFAIDEINRNPNLLPNVTLGYSVYDNCLQLAIGFRGALLLTSGQEDQVILHEPCEGTPPVLGIVGDDASSHSIAISTILGLYRMPMVSYFSTCSCLSDRQKFPSFFRTIPSDAFQVRAMIQILKHFGWTWAGLLISDDDYGLHAAQSFQSDLNPADGGCLAYLEVLSWGDDPAELRRIVNVIKKSTARVVIAFVHESHMIDLMEEVVRQNVTGLQWMASEAWTSAAVLQTPHLMPYLGGTLGIAIRRGEIPGLREFLLQIEPDLNHNSYGNNVVNQFWEYTFKCRFAPPPSGWVEAGGTICTGQEDLETVQTEFLDILNLRPEYNVYKAVYALAYALHELLQCEPGRGPFSGNSCGDLQRLEPWQIVYYLEKVNFTTSFGDEVSFDENGDVLPIYDILNWQWLPDGGFKVQNVGEVKKSALKGEELTLEENIIFWNFKPKKPPHSVCSESCPPGTRRARKKGEPECCFDCILCSEGKISNKTDSTECISCPEDFWSSPQRDLCVPKKIDFLSYHEPLGICLTATSLLGTFTCAVVLFIFIHHRQTPIVRANNSELSFQLLVSLKLCFLCSLLFIGRPRLWTCQLRHAAFGISFVLCVSCILVKTMVVLAVFKASKPGGGASLKWFGAVQQRGTVFTLTCIQAAICTAWLVSASPVPHKNTQYHNDKIVYECVVGSTIGFAVLLGYIGLLALLSFLLAFLARNLPDNFNEAKLITFSMLIFCAVWVAFVPAYISSPGKYADAVEVFAILASSFGLLLALFGPKCYIILLRPERNTKKAIMGRGTTKS, from the exons ATGCACAACACTGGAGATGTGCTTCTGGGTGGACTCTTTCAAATGCACTTCTTTTCTGCTCCTCGTGATCTGTCTTTCAgctcagagccacagcagccaaCCTGCCATGG TTTTGATGTTTTAGGATTCAAACAGGCCCAGACCATGGCCTTTGCTATTGATGAGATCAACAGAAACCCCAACCTGCTCCCTAATGTCACTCTGGGATACAGTGTGTATGATAACTGCCTGCAACTAGCAATTGGGTTTCGTGGAGCGCTGTTGTTAACCAGTGGTCAAGAGGATCAAGTAATATTACATGAGCCATGTGAAGGAACCCCTCCAGTCCTCGGGATTGTGGGTGATGATGCCTCTTCACATTCTATTGCAATCTCAACCATTTTAGGTTTGTACAGAATGCCCatg GTGAGTTATTTTTCCACATGTTCCTGTCTGAGTGACCGGCAAAAGTTTCCATCCTTCTTTAGAACAATCCCAAGTGACGCTTTCCAG GTGCGAGCTATGATTCAGATTCTGAAACACTTTGGCTGGACTTGGGCAGGTCTGCTGatcagtgatgatgattatgGACTTCATGCTGCACAATCCTTCCAATCTGATCTGAATCCAGCTGATGGAGGTTGTCTGGCCTACTTAGAGGTTTTGTCCTGGGGTGACGATCCAGCTGAACTAAGGAGGATTGTGAATGTgataaaaaaatccacagctcGTGTGGTCATTGCATTTGTACATGAGAGTCACATGATCGATCTCATGGAAGAG GTGGTGAGGCAGAATGTGACAGGCCTGCAGTGGATGGCCAGTGAAGCCTGgacatcagctgctgtgctcCAGACCCCCCACCTCATGCCGTACCTGGGGGGAACACTGGGCATCGCCATCAGACGAGGAGAAATACCAGGACTGAGGGAGTTCCTGTTACAAATAGAGCCGGACCTAAACCACAACAGCTATGGAAATAATGTG GTAAATCAGTTTTGGgaatatacatttaaatgcagattTGCACCACCTCCATCAGGCTGGGTGGAAGCTGGAGGAACAATATGTACTGGACAAGAAGATCTAGAGACTGTGCAGACTGAGTTcttggacattttaaatctcaGACCAGAGTACAATGTGTACAAAGCTGTGTACGCTCTGGCATATGCTCttcatgagctgctgcagtgtgagccaGGCAGAGGGCCTTTCAGTGGGAACAGCTGTGGTGATTTACAGAGACTGGAGCCCTGGCAG ATTGTGTATTACTTGGAAAAGGTGAACTTCACCACCTCATTTGGTGATGAAGTGTCATTTGATGAGAATGGTGATGTCTTACCAATCTATGACATATTGAACTGGCAGTGGCTCCCTGATGGAGGATTTAAAGTTCAGAATGTGGGAGAAGTTAAAAAATCAGCCCTAAAAGGTGAAGAACTGACTCTTGAAGAAAACATAATCTTCTGGAACTTTAAACcaaaaaag CCTCCCCACTCAGTGTGCAGTGAGAGCTGTCCTCCAGGGACCCGCAGGGCCAGAAAGAAGGGGGAACCTGAGTGTTGTTTTGACTGCATCCTTTGTTCTGAGGGGAAAATCAGCAATAAGACTG ACTCCACTGAGTGCATCAGCTGTCCAGAGGATTTCTGGTCCAGCCCCCAGCGCGACCTCTGTGTTCCTAAGAAAATAGACTTCCTGTCCTACCATGAGCCTCTGGGAATCTGTCTGACAGCCACATCATTGTTGGGCACATTCACCtgtgctgttgttctttttatttttatccatcaTCGCCAAACACCAATAGTTCGCGCAAACAATTCAGAACTCAGTTTTCAGCTGTTAGTATCACTTaaactgtgtttcctgtgttcactgctgttcattGGCCGTCCCAGACTGTGGACATGCCAGCTGAGACATGCAGCATTTGGCATcagctttgtcctttgtgtCTCATGTATCCTGGTTAAAACCATGGTGGTTCTGGCTGTGTTCAAGGCCTCCAAACCAGGAGGTGGAGCCAGTCTGAAGTGGTTTGGTGCTGttcagcagagagggacagtttTCACTCTCACTTGCATTCAGGCAGCAATCTGCACTGCCTGGCTTGTCTCTGCTTCACCAGTTCCTCATAAAAACACCCAATACCACAATGACAAGATAGTTTATGAGTGTGTAGTTGGCTCCACAATTGGTTTTGCAGTGTTACTGGGTTATATCGGTTTACTGGctctcctcagcttcctgctggcATTTCTGGCAAGAAATCTTCCAGATAACTTCAATGAGGCCAAGCTGATCACTTTCAGCATGCTGatcttctgtgctgtgtgggtgGCCTTTGTTCCTGCTTATATCAGCTCACCTGGTAAATATGCAGATGCAGTGGAGGTATTTGCCATTCTGGCCTCCAGTTTTGGTCTCTTGTTGGCCCTGTTTGGACCCAAATGTTACATAATCCTgctgagaccagagaggaacacaaagaaagctatCATGGGCCGAGGAACCACAAAATCATAG
- the LOC115052541 gene encoding extracellular calcium-sensing receptor-like, whose translation MHKAGDVIIGGLFQIHFFSTHPDLSYTSEAQQPTCYGFDVLGFKQAQTMAFAIDEINRNPNLLPNVTLGYSVYDNCLQLGIGFRGALKLASGQEEQVIIHESCEGTPPVLGIVGDSSSTRSIAISAVLGLYRMPMVSYFATCACLSNRQKFPSFFRTIPSDAFQVRAMIQMLKHFGWTWAGLLISDDDYGLHAARSFQSDLSPADGGCLAYTEILPWSEDRVELRRIVDLIKKSTARVVIVFAHESQMIDLMKEVVRQNVTGLQWIASEAWTSAAVLQTPHLMPYLGGTLGIAIRRGEIPGLREFMLQTYPYLNHNNSYGNSVVNQFWEHTFKCRFAPPPSGWVEAGGAICTGQEDLETVQTEFLDILNLRPEYNVYKAVYALAYALHELLQCEPGRGPSSGNSCGDLQRLEPWQLVYYLEKVNFTTSFGDEVSFDENGDVLPIYDIMNWQWLPDGGIKVQNVGEVKKSALKGEELTLHEDKIYWNFVSKKPPHSVCSESCPPGTRRARKKGEPECCFDCILCSEGKISNKTDSTECISCPEDFWSSPQRDLCVPKTVEFLSYHEPLGICLTATSLLGTFICAVVLGIFIYHRKTPIVRANNSELSFQLLVSLKLCFLCSLLFIGRPRLWTCQLRHAAFGISFVLCVSCILVKTMVVLAVFKASKPGGGASLKWFGAVQQRGTVLVLTSVQAAICTAWLVSASPVPHKNTQYHNDKIVYECVVGSTIGFAVLLGYIGLLALLSFLLAFLARNLPDNFNEAKLITFSMLIFCAVWVAFVPAYISSPGKYADAVEVFAILASSFGLLLALFGPKCYIILLRPERNTKKAIMGRGTTKL comes from the exons ATGCACAAGGCTGGAGATGTGATTATAGGTGGTCTGTTTCAAATTCACTTCTTTTCTACCCATCCTGACCTGTCTTATACCTCAGAGGCACAGCAGCCGACCTGCTATGG TTTTGATGTTTTAGGATTCAAACAGGCCCAGACCATGGCCTTCGCTATTGATGAGATCAACAGAAACCCCAACCTGCTCCCTAATGTCACTCTGGGATACAGTGTGTATGATAACTGCCTGCAACTAGGAATTGGATTTCGTGGAGCGTTGAAATTAGCCAGTGGTCAAGAGGAGCAAGTTATAATTCATGAGTCCTGTGAAGGAACCCCTCCAGTCCTCGGGATTGTGGGTGATTCTTCCTCTACACGTTCTATTGCAATCTCTGCTGTCTTAGGTTTGTACAGAATGCCTATG GTGAGTTATTTTGCCACATGTGCCTGCCTGAGCAACCGGCAAAAGTTTCCGTCCTTCTTTCGGACCATACCAAGTGATGCTTTCCAG GTGCGAGCTATGATTCAGATGCTGAAACACTTTGGCTGGACTTGGGCAGGTCTGCTGatcagtgatgatgattatgGACTTCATGCTGCCCGATCCTTCCAGTCTGACCTGAGTCCAGCTGATGGAGGTTGTCTGGCCTACACAGAGATTTTGCCCTGGAGTGAAGACCGTGTTGAATTAAGGAGGATTGTGGATTTGATAAAGAAATCCACTGCTCGTGTGGtcattgtgtttgcacatgAGAGTCAAATGATTGACCTCATGAAGGAG GTGGTGAGGCAGAATGTGACAGGCCTGCAGTGGATTGCCAGTGAAGCCTGgacatcagctgctgtgctcCAGACCCCCCACCTCATGCCGTACCTGGGGGGAACACTGGGCATCGCCATCAGACGAGGAGAAATACCAGGACTGAGGGAGTTCATGTTACAAACGTATCCTTATctgaaccacaacaacagctaTGGGAATAGTGTG GTAAATCAGTTTTGggaacacacatttaaatgtagattTGCACCACCTCCATCAGGCTGGGTGGAAGCTGGAGGAGCAATATGTACTGGACAAGAAGATCTAGAGACTGTGCAGACTGAGTTcttggacattttaaatctcaGACCAGAGTACAATGTGTACAAAGCTGTGTACGCTCTGGCATATGCTCttcatgagctgctgcagtgtgagccaGGCAGAGGTCCTTCCAGTGGGAACAGCTGTGGTGATTTACAGAGACTGGAGCCCTGGCAG CTTGTGTATTACTTAGAAAAAGTAAATTTCACCACCTCATTTGGTGATGAAGTGTCATTTGATGAGAATGGTGATGTCTTACCAATCTATGACATCATGAACTGGCAGTGGCTCCCTGATGGAGGAATTAAAGTTCAGAATGTGGGAGAAGTTAAAAAATCAGCCCTAAAAGGTGAAGAACTGACTCTTCATGAGGACAAAATCTACTGGAACTTTGTATCCAAAAAG CCTCCCCACTCAGTGTGCAGTGAGAGCTGTCCTCCAGGGACCCGCAGGGCCAGAAAGAAGGGGGAACCTGAGTGTTGTTTTGACTGCATCCTTTGTTCTGAGGGGAAGATCAGCAATAAGACTG ACTCCACTGAGTGCATCAGCTGTCCAGAGGATTTCTGGTCCAGTCCCCAGCGTGACCTTTGTGTTCCTAAGACAGTAGAGTTCCTGTCCTATCATGAGCCTCTGGGAATCTGTCTGACAGCCACATCATTGTTGGGTACATTCATCTGTGCTGTTGTTCTTGGGATATTCATTTATCATCGCAAAACACCAATAGTCCGTGCAAACAATTCAGAACTCAGTTTTCAGCTGTTAGTATCacttaaactgtgttttctgtgttcactgctgttcattGGCCGTCCCAGACTGTGGACATGCCAGCTGAGACATGCAGCATTTGGCATcagctttgtcctttgtgtCTCATGTATCCTGGTTAAAACCATGGTGGTTCTGGCTGTGTTCAAGGCCTCCAAACCAGGAGGTGGAGCCAGCCTGAAGTGGTTTGGTGCTGttcagcagagagggacagttcTGGTTCTAACTTCTGTTCAGGCAGCAATCTGCACTGCCTGGCTTGTCTCTGCTTCACCAGTTCCTCATAAAAACACCCAATACCACAATGACAAGATAGTTTATGAGTGTGTAGTTGGCTCCACAATTGGTTTTGCAGTGTTACTGGGTTATATCGGTTTACTGGctctcctcagcttcctgctggcATTTCTGGCAAGAAATCTTCCAGATAACTTCAATGAGGCCAAGCTGATCACTTTCAGCATGCTGatcttctgtgctgtgtgggtgGCCTTTGTTCCTGCTTATATCAGCTCACCTGGTAAATATGCAGATGCAGTGGAGGTATTTGCCATTCTGGCCTCCAGTTTTGGTCTCTTGTTGGCCCTGTTTGGACCCAAATGTTACATAATCCTgctgagaccagagaggaacacaaagaaagctatCATGGGCCGAGgaaccacaaaattatag